In Nitrospira sp., a single window of DNA contains:
- the tenA gene encoding thiaminase II has translation MSFSNHLRSLATSIWDDQLTHPFVAALGNGTLPERKFKYYILQDARFLGDLSRVFAAGAVKAPDADSALRFAKLAEETIVVERSLHESYGTQWKMSTRQMTSVPMAPTNYAYTRHMLSVAQSGSAAEITVVALPCAWIYCIVGQHLLKNGPPKKNHPYRNWLMLYASPEFAEVQRWMRKKVDQWAKTAGVEEKRRMEEAFIISSRYEWMFWEMAWNEETWPV, from the coding sequence ATGTCGTTTTCAAACCATCTCCGATCCCTGGCCACCTCCATCTGGGACGACCAGTTGACCCATCCCTTCGTTGCCGCCTTGGGCAACGGCACCCTGCCGGAACGAAAATTCAAATACTACATTCTGCAGGACGCCAGATTCCTCGGCGACCTCTCACGGGTGTTCGCCGCAGGGGCGGTGAAGGCTCCGGATGCGGACAGCGCGCTCCGCTTTGCCAAGCTGGCCGAAGAAACCATCGTCGTCGAGCGTAGCCTCCACGAAAGCTACGGCACCCAGTGGAAGATGAGCACCAGGCAGATGACGTCCGTACCGATGGCCCCCACGAACTATGCCTACACCCGCCACATGCTCAGCGTGGCACAGAGCGGATCGGCCGCGGAGATTACCGTCGTCGCTCTCCCCTGCGCCTGGATCTACTGCATCGTCGGGCAACATCTCTTAAAGAATGGCCCGCCTAAGAAGAATCATCCCTACCGCAACTGGCTCATGCTCTATGCCTCGCCGGAATTCGCCGAAGTCCAACGCTGGATGAGAAAAAAGGTCGATCAGTGGGCCAAGACCGCAGGCGTTGAAGAAAAACGCCGGATGGAAGAAGCCTTCATCATCAGCTCCCGTTACGAGTGGATGTTCTGGGAAATGGCGTGGAACGAGGAAACCTGGCCCGTGTGA
- a CDS encoding FlgO family outer membrane protein, with protein sequence MIRQVLAITGLLFGTLLSGHVFAAGNYEESLKLLADGVIAESLKAKKERLAIIDFTDAKGAVTPIGQFLAEELGTQLLVAGELKVVEHKLVSSTLKKRHITQIEATSPKALKGAAKAIRTDVFVTGSYLDAPEGILVTVKLMNPSNAQAIGAARGMIPKAGPLGEMVKEFNKPPAVKVEPPKGPTTPEGLGFHRNEFYELVVRALSRQDNRIRMDLTIENRSPRDVKLLCLLQNTVLRDDQGGQWSQSVEGNREGLCTRGIELSPREKDRAVLTFVAPADSTAVSQFTFSFHEKSPRRDATFTIEGLAVETSPTPVTPATP encoded by the coding sequence ATGATCAGACAGGTTCTCGCCATAACAGGACTCCTCTTCGGCACGCTGCTTTCCGGCCACGTCTTCGCGGCTGGAAACTATGAGGAGAGCCTCAAGCTCTTGGCTGACGGAGTGATCGCCGAATCTTTGAAAGCCAAGAAGGAACGCCTGGCCATTATCGACTTCACGGATGCCAAGGGCGCCGTCACGCCGATCGGACAGTTTTTAGCAGAGGAACTCGGCACACAGCTATTGGTAGCAGGCGAACTGAAGGTTGTGGAACACAAGCTCGTCAGCTCCACGCTCAAAAAGCGACACATCACCCAGATCGAGGCAACTTCCCCCAAAGCCCTGAAGGGGGCGGCGAAGGCCATCCGCACCGACGTCTTTGTCACGGGGTCTTACCTCGATGCTCCGGAGGGAATCCTGGTCACCGTGAAGCTCATGAACCCGTCGAATGCCCAGGCGATCGGCGCGGCGCGGGGCATGATCCCGAAAGCCGGACCCCTCGGTGAAATGGTCAAAGAATTCAATAAGCCGCCGGCGGTCAAAGTAGAGCCCCCGAAAGGGCCGACCACCCCGGAAGGATTGGGCTTCCATCGAAACGAATTCTATGAATTGGTCGTGCGGGCGCTGAGCCGGCAGGACAATCGGATCCGGATGGATCTGACGATTGAAAACCGGTCTCCACGCGATGTAAAACTGCTCTGCCTCCTCCAAAATACCGTGTTGAGGGACGACCAGGGAGGGCAGTGGTCACAAAGTGTCGAAGGTAATCGCGAGGGGCTCTGCACCAGAGGCATCGAACTCTCGCCGCGGGAGAAGGATCGAGCGGTGCTGACCTTTGTTGCGCCGGCTGACTCCACGGCCGTTTCGCAATTCACCTTCTCCTTTCATGAAAAATCGCCTCGCCGAGATGCCACGTTTACGATCGAAGGCCTCGCCGTTGAGACATCGCCGACTCCGGTTACCCCAGCTACCCCTTAA
- the thiD gene encoding bifunctional hydroxymethylpyrimidine kinase/phosphomethylpyrimidine kinase, translating to MAARTLKQVLTIAGSDSGGGAGIQADLKSMSANGVFAMSVITAVTAQNTEDVTDVFELPTSIIASQLDAVFDDFEVSAVKTGMLSSTAIVELVAKMLAIQKVTNLVVDPVMISKSGRALLKPDAIDALKKLLFPLALVVTPNIHEAQQLSGIAISNLADARRAAKIIHGFGSQYVLIKGGHLLTERATDLLYDGRFFNIYKGEFIDTPHTHGTGCTFASALAAQLARGKAMTDAVQAAKTYLTETIRHSLAIGHGTGPTNHFYFLET from the coding sequence ATGGCTGCACGCACCTTAAAGCAAGTTCTCACGATCGCCGGGTCCGACTCGGGCGGAGGCGCCGGGATTCAGGCGGACCTCAAATCCATGTCGGCCAACGGCGTCTTCGCGATGTCGGTGATTACCGCCGTCACAGCGCAGAACACGGAAGATGTGACCGATGTGTTCGAGCTGCCGACCTCCATCATTGCCTCGCAACTCGACGCCGTCTTCGACGACTTCGAGGTTTCCGCCGTCAAAACCGGCATGCTCTCCTCCACGGCGATCGTCGAACTCGTAGCGAAAATGCTGGCCATACAAAAGGTCACGAATCTGGTCGTCGACCCGGTGATGATCTCCAAATCCGGCCGCGCACTTCTGAAGCCGGATGCCATCGACGCCCTCAAGAAACTGCTCTTTCCGCTCGCGCTCGTCGTGACCCCCAATATCCATGAGGCGCAGCAGCTTTCCGGCATCGCCATCAGCAACCTGGCCGATGCGCGCCGCGCCGCGAAGATCATCCACGGCTTCGGCTCTCAGTACGTGCTGATCAAGGGCGGCCACCTGCTCACTGAGCGCGCCACCGACCTGCTCTATGACGGCCGGTTTTTCAATATCTATAAAGGCGAGTTCATCGACACGCCCCATACGCACGGCACCGGCTGCACCTTCGCCTCGGCGCTTGCGGCACAACTGGCGCGCGGCAAGGCCATGACGGATGCGGTGCAGGCTGCAAAGACCTATCTCACGGAGACGATCCGCCATAGTCTTGCCATTGGACACGGCACCGGCCCGACCAATCACTTCTACTTTCTCGAAACGTAG
- the sthA gene encoding Si-specific NAD(P)(+) transhydrogenase: MPGAHEIRIVQDQMRRNSVDMIYGTASFADPHRLRVQQTSGTVEHTAHFIVIAVGTEPARPPEIPFDEESIIDTDGLLTLKRIPQSIVIVGGGVIGTEYASILATMGVPVILIDKRPRLLEFVDAEIIEALQRQMKEIGVTLYHKEEVVSIQKELSGQIAVTLQKAKPISAGTLMYAIGRVGATRDLQLEHIGLTPDSRGRLAVNEHFQTPVPHIYAAGDVIGFPALASTSMQQGRHAACHAFGHPDRTDTALLPYGIYAIPEISMVGRTEEDLAKDRIPFGVGIARYKEIARGQLIGDEMGMLKLLFHRQTRELLGVHAIGEGATELIHIGQAVMAYHGRIEYFVDTVFNYPTLAECYKVAALDGINRLPRPWPPTP, encoded by the coding sequence ATGCCCGGCGCACACGAAATCCGGATCGTCCAGGATCAGATGCGGCGCAACTCTGTCGACATGATCTATGGCACCGCCAGCTTCGCGGACCCACACCGGCTGCGCGTACAACAGACCTCCGGGACCGTCGAGCATACCGCCCACTTCATCGTCATCGCCGTCGGAACCGAGCCGGCCAGGCCGCCCGAAATCCCCTTCGACGAAGAATCCATCATCGACACCGACGGACTCCTCACATTAAAACGTATTCCGCAGTCCATCGTGATCGTCGGGGGTGGCGTGATCGGGACGGAATACGCGTCCATCCTGGCGACCATGGGGGTGCCGGTCATTCTGATCGATAAACGCCCACGCTTATTGGAGTTCGTCGATGCGGAAATCATCGAGGCCCTCCAGCGACAAATGAAAGAGATCGGCGTGACCCTGTACCACAAGGAAGAAGTCGTCAGCATTCAGAAAGAATTGAGCGGCCAGATTGCCGTCACCTTACAGAAGGCCAAACCCATTTCGGCAGGCACATTGATGTATGCGATTGGGCGAGTCGGTGCCACTCGCGATCTCCAGCTGGAGCACATCGGCCTCACGCCGGACAGCCGCGGCCGGCTCGCGGTCAATGAACATTTTCAAACCCCGGTCCCGCACATCTACGCGGCCGGCGACGTCATCGGCTTTCCCGCGCTGGCTTCTACCTCCATGCAGCAAGGCCGGCATGCAGCCTGCCATGCATTCGGTCACCCGGATCGCACCGATACCGCCCTGCTGCCCTACGGCATTTATGCAATCCCTGAAATTTCGATGGTGGGCCGCACAGAAGAGGACTTGGCCAAAGATCGGATCCCCTTCGGTGTCGGCATCGCCCGATACAAGGAGATTGCCCGCGGACAATTGATCGGCGACGAAATGGGCATGTTAAAGCTGTTGTTCCATCGACAGACTCGTGAGCTCTTAGGCGTCCACGCCATTGGCGAAGGCGCGACCGAGTTGATCCACATCGGGCAAGCCGTGATGGCCTATCACGGCCGCATCGAGTATTTCGTCGACACGGTCTTCAACTATCCAACTCTGGCCGAATGTTATAAAGTCGCTGCGCTAGACGGCATCAATCGGCTGCCGCGCCCCTGGCCGCCGACCCCTTAA